From the genome of Campylobacter magnus, one region includes:
- a CDS encoding nucleoside-diphosphate sugar epimerase/dehydratase, whose amino-acid sequence MKKIVIFGTGNAGRAIYRTFKDNKEYKIVAFIDNNKDMVGKDYKGISIFSPNEYDKLEFDYIAYGGVWHKQMKTQLKNLGILDEKIKLISEDELIYTSDEREKSVDNIVKKLDEYLQSKNIEYYLEGSSGLYLLRGKSLSYGSDVDIFVLKYDELLILAQELPKIFSDLNIEIVKFQKDDLVRKKNQIDRICITDNSEEKVIIDIGMPDEYGEYLVTNYNNNKFFYIPKWVYEGGFVRMPYKNFYVSMLAKYDDFFTITYGKNYIEVPKSWSESDYGNLVSIDELKQMCKKK is encoded by the coding sequence ATGAAAAAAATAGTAATCTTTGGCACTGGTAATGCCGGCAGAGCTATATATAGAACATTCAAAGACAATAAAGAATATAAAATAGTGGCTTTTATAGATAATAATAAAGACATGGTTGGTAAGGATTACAAAGGAATTTCTATATTTTCTCCAAATGAGTATGACAAACTAGAATTTGATTATATTGCATATGGCGGGGTTTGGCATAAACAGATGAAAACTCAGCTAAAAAACCTTGGAATTCTAGATGAAAAAATAAAACTAATAAGCGAAGATGAGCTAATATATACAAGTGATGAGAGAGAAAAATCGGTAGATAATATAGTAAAAAAACTTGATGAGTATTTACAAAGCAAAAATATAGAATATTATTTAGAAGGTAGTAGTGGACTATATCTATTAAGAGGAAAGTCCCTAAGTTATGGATCTGATGTGGATATTTTTGTATTAAAATACGATGAATTACTTATTCTAGCGCAAGAATTGCCTAAAATTTTTAGCGATTTAAATATAGAAATAGTAAAGTTTCAAAAAGATGATTTGGTTCGTAAAAAAAACCAAATCGACCGTATATGCATAACAGATAATAGCGAAGAAAAAGTCATCATAGATATAGGTATGCCAGATGAATATGGTGAATATTTAGTGACAAACTATAATAATAATAAATTTTTTTATATACCAAAATGGGTGTACGAGGGTGGCTTTGTAAGAATGCCATATAAAAATTTTTATGTAAGCATGTTAGCAAAATACGATGATTTTTTTACTATTACTTATGGCAAAAACTACATTGAAGTGCCAAAAAGTTGGAGCGAAAGTGATTATGGTAATCTAGTAAGTATTGATGAGCTAAAACAAATGTGTAAGAAAAAATAA
- a CDS encoding ANL family adenylate-forming protein, whose amino-acid sequence MSFLLERFRDNADKIAIIDDGKSYTYGELLEGILDLSSTTLKGIGNKVVAIIGGYSFYNIALFLALYENKNIIVPLVECNETALKESMADIKINAGILEFPKLEFPNSKFHKLEFPNLEFLETNDKKHAIIENLFRQNHAGLVLFSSGSTGKPKAMVHDLNTLISSFEAKKPRKLNMLLFLLFDHIGGINTLLNILATLSTAIIPRERNSDEICALIEKYKISVLPSNPTFLNLILMSNAHKKYDLSSLKMITYGTEAMSESLLARLKATFKKVKFLQTFGTSETGILNTSSKSSSSTYIKLNDAEYKIVNGELWIKSKTQILGYLNADMSAFKDGWFKTGDLVLRDVEYLKIVGRVKELINIGGKKALPSEIESVIMELENIADCVVYGEKNAITGQSVSCDVVLKNTMAKDELKKLIRSTCASKLERYKIPSKINVVEKIAFTNRFKKVRA is encoded by the coding sequence ATGAGTTTTTTGCTTGAAAGATTTAGAGATAATGCTGATAAAATCGCTATAATAGATGATGGCAAAAGCTATACTTATGGCGAGCTTTTAGAGGGAATTCTAGATTTATCTAGCACTACGCTAAAAGGCATTGGGAACAAAGTAGTAGCTATAATCGGTGGATATAGTTTTTATAATATTGCTTTGTTTTTAGCTCTTTATGAAAATAAAAATATCATAGTCCCACTTGTAGAGTGTAATGAAACTGCGCTAAAAGAAAGCATGGCAGATATAAAAATAAATGCAGGAATTCTAGAATTCCCTAAACTAGAATTCCCTAATTCTAAATTCCATAAACTAGAATTCCCCAATCTAGAATTCCTAGAAACAAATGATAAAAAACACGCTATTATAGAAAATCTTTTTAGGCAAAACCATGCTGGTCTAGTGCTATTTAGCTCAGGAAGCACAGGCAAACCAAAGGCTATGGTCCACGACCTTAATACGCTTATTTCTAGCTTTGAAGCCAAAAAGCCACGCAAACTAAATATGCTACTTTTTTTGCTTTTTGATCACATCGGTGGAATAAATACGCTTTTAAACATCCTAGCTACTTTAAGCACAGCAATCATACCAAGAGAGAGAAATAGCGATGAAATCTGCGCTTTAATAGAAAAATATAAAATCTCAGTTTTGCCCTCAAATCCTACTTTTTTAAATCTAATTTTAATGAGCAATGCTCATAAAAAATACGACCTAAGTAGCCTAAAAATGATAACTTACGGCACAGAGGCTATGAGTGAGAGCCTGCTTGCTCGCCTAAAAGCTACTTTTAAAAAAGTAAAGTTCTTACAAACCTTTGGCACTAGTGAGACTGGCATACTAAATACTAGCTCAAAGTCATCAAGCTCTACTTATATAAAACTAAATGACGCAGAATATAAAATCGTAAATGGCGAGCTGTGGATAAAGAGCAAAACGCAGATTTTAGGCTATTTAAATGCTGATATGAGCGCTTTTAAAGATGGTTGGTTTAAAACAGGCGATCTAGTCTTGCGTGACGTGGAATATCTAAAAATCGTTGGCCGCGTAAAAGAGCTAATAAATATAGGTGGTAAAAAAGCTCTGCCAAGCGAGATAGAAAGCGTGATAATGGAGCTAGAAAATATCGCTGATTGCGTAGTGTATGGAGAGAAAAACGCTATTACAGGGCAGAGTGTAAGCTGCGATGTAGTGCTAAAAAATACTATGGCTAAAGATGAGCTAAAAAAACTAATAAGAAGCACTTGCGCTAGCAAACTAGAACGCTATAAAATCCCTAGCAAGATAAATGTGGTAGAAAAAATCGCTTTTACAAATAGGTTTAAAAAGGTGCGAGCTTGA
- a CDS encoding SDR family NAD(P)-dependent oxidoreductase yields MCRVFIISGSSRGIGKALSEHYLKCGDIVVGCARSPSDIAHKNYRHFILDINDEKAVVSMVRAAKKEFGKIDICLNNAGMASMNHILTTSYESAKRLVDVNFLGAFLLSREVAKVMISNKNSAKSGVIINFSSVAAPLCLEGEAIYAASKAACESLTKTMAKELASYSIRVNAIALTPVQTDLIKAVPKDKIKALLEQQAIKRFGEFGDIINVIDFFISQKSDFITGQIITLGGVLR; encoded by the coding sequence ATGTGTAGAGTTTTTATCATCTCAGGCTCTAGTCGTGGTATCGGCAAGGCTTTAAGCGAGCACTACCTAAAATGCGGCGATATAGTAGTAGGCTGTGCTAGAAGCCCTAGCGATATAGCGCATAAAAACTACCGCCACTTTATCCTAGATATAAATGATGAAAAAGCCGTGGTCTCTATGGTGAGGGCTGCTAAAAAAGAGTTTGGCAAAATTGACATTTGTCTAAATAACGCTGGCATGGCGTCCATGAATCATATCCTAACCACTAGCTATGAGAGCGCAAAAAGATTAGTTGATGTGAATTTTCTAGGTGCTTTTTTGCTGAGCCGTGAGGTGGCAAAGGTCATGATAAGTAATAAAAATAGTGCTAAAAGTGGTGTGATAATAAACTTTAGCTCTGTTGCAGCCCCGCTTTGCTTGGAGGGCGAGGCGATATATGCTGCTAGCAAGGCTGCTTGCGAGAGTCTAACTAAAACCATGGCAAAAGAGCTAGCAAGCTACTCTATAAGGGTAAATGCTATCGCTCTCACGCCTGTGCAAACTGATCTTATAAAAGCCGTGCCAAAGGATAAAATAAAGGCACTTTTAGAACAGCAAGCTATAAAAAGATTTGGCGAATTTGGCGATATTATAAATGTGATTGATTTTTTTATAAGCCAAAAAAGTGATTTTATCACAGGGCAGATTATCACGCTTGGTGGGGTTTTAAGATGA
- a CDS encoding oxidoreductase has protein sequence MLKDKVVVIAGGAGLIGKSFVKSVLENGAKAVIADINEAEGKKYCDELKTKFSSNVEFVKFDLCDKDLILKCIDFTLSNFGKIDAAINAAYPRTKDFGAYFFDASYEDFCKNTNMQLGGAFLFMQEFARFFKTKNAGNIIMLSSIQGVVAPKFETYKDTPMSSPIAYSAIKAGLIHMVKYLAKYLKGSNIRVNCISPGGILDGQNPIFLQQYKNVCLNKGMLDPSDICGAALFLLSDASACVNGQNIVVDDGFCL, from the coding sequence ATGTTAAAAGACAAAGTAGTAGTGATAGCTGGCGGAGCAGGGCTCATAGGAAAAAGCTTTGTAAAATCAGTCCTTGAAAATGGCGCAAAAGCAGTAATTGCTGATATAAACGAAGCAGAGGGCAAGAAGTATTGTGATGAGCTAAAAACTAAGTTTTCTAGCAATGTAGAGTTTGTGAAATTTGATCTTTGTGATAAAGATTTGATTTTAAAATGTATTGATTTTACGCTTAGTAACTTTGGCAAGATTGATGCCGCTATAAATGCGGCATATCCACGCACTAAGGATTTTGGGGCATATTTTTTTGATGCTAGTTATGAGGATTTTTGTAAAAATACAAATATGCAGCTTGGCGGCGCGTTTTTGTTTATGCAAGAATTCGCTAGATTTTTTAAAACTAAAAATGCTGGAAATATCATAATGCTCTCATCCATCCAAGGCGTTGTAGCACCAAAGTTTGAGACCTATAAAGACACGCCGATGAGCTCGCCTATAGCATACAGTGCTATAAAAGCTGGGCTAATTCACATGGTAAAATATCTAGCAAAATACTTAAAAGGCTCTAATATTAGAGTAAATTGCATTAGCCCAGGTGGAATTTTAGATGGGCAAAATCCTATTTTTTTACAGCAGTACAAAAATGTTTGCTTAAATAAAGGAATGCTAGATCCTAGCGATATTTGTGGCGCAGCGTTGTTTTTGTTAAGCGATGCTAGTGCTTGTGTCAATGGACAAAATATCGTAGTTGATGATGGTTTTTGTTTGTAG
- a CDS encoding acylneuraminate cytidylyltransferase family protein — protein MSEALCTICARGGSKGVKNKNIKELCGKPLIAYSIEQARACGLFEHVVLSTDSDEIASVAIKYGAEVFFKREAELASDTAGKIPAIRDAFLRSEKYFGKEFKYLVDLDATSPLRLPSDITAAFEQFLKDENDILITAMPSRRSPYFNLIEFDERGKVGLSKPLAKSILRRQDAPKTYDMNASIYIWKKRAILECDSVFTERTGLYVMPEIRSIDIDSELDFEFVEFIIRKQKC, from the coding sequence ATGAGTGAGGCACTATGCACAATTTGCGCTAGAGGTGGCAGCAAAGGCGTAAAAAACAAAAACATAAAAGAGCTTTGTGGCAAGCCGCTTATCGCTTATAGCATAGAACAAGCTAGGGCTTGTGGGCTTTTTGAGCATGTTGTGCTTAGCACAGATAGCGATGAAATAGCAAGCGTTGCTATAAAGTATGGTGCTGAGGTGTTTTTTAAAAGGGAAGCAGAGCTTGCTAGCGATACGGCTGGCAAAATTCCAGCTATAAGGGATGCATTTTTGCGTAGCGAAAAATATTTTGGCAAGGAATTTAAGTATTTAGTAGACCTTGATGCTACTTCGCCTTTGCGTTTGCCTAGCGATATAACAGCGGCTTTTGAGCAGTTTTTAAAAGATGAAAATGATATTTTAATAACAGCTATGCCAAGTCGCAGAAGTCCGTATTTTAATCTAATTGAGTTTGATGAGCGTGGCAAAGTGGGGCTTAGCAAGCCACTAGCTAAGTCTATTTTAAGGCGCCAAGATGCGCCAAAAACTTATGATATGAATGCCTCTATTTACATTTGGAAAAAAAGGGCGATTTTGGAGTGTGATAGTGTATTTACAGAGCGAACTGGGCTTTATGTGATGCCAGAAATTCGCTCTATTGACATTGATAGCGAGCTTGATTTTGAGTTTGTAGAGTTTATAATAAGGAAGCAAAAATGTTAA
- a CDS encoding Gfo/Idh/MocA family protein, with protein MRVLVVGYGSIGSRHCEVLSSLGHEVEVLTSKDLKEFKSYKSFDEIPLSEFDYFVIATPTNKHFENLEFLNKNVKNKIIFCEKPLFESKKAHLKLENSVFVGYVLRYHPLLLKLKNELKNEKIIFAQAKCSSYLPTWRPNTDYRASYSSDKERGGGVLLDLSHEIDYLLWLLGDFELSFSMDEKISDLEISSHDFCAFFAKGKNGEIISVSLDYISKITQRTLLIETLNKTFLLDFIAGCLKIADKNGEILEFLVKIERNSSFKAMHEDILGKKEFACDYEFGLKTMEIINAVQKGDK; from the coding sequence ATGAGAGTTTTGGTTGTAGGCTATGGCTCTATTGGCAGCAGGCATTGTGAGGTTTTAAGCAGCTTAGGACACGAAGTAGAGGTGCTTACAAGCAAGGATTTAAAAGAGTTTAAAAGCTATAAGAGTTTTGACGAAATTCCGCTTAGCGAGTTTGATTATTTTGTGATTGCTACGCCTACAAATAAGCATTTTGAAAATCTAGAATTCCTAAATAAAAATGTTAAAAATAAAATTATATTTTGTGAAAAACCGCTTTTTGAGAGTAAAAAAGCGCATTTAAAGCTAGAAAACTCAGTTTTTGTAGGCTATGTTTTGCGCTATCATCCCTTGCTTTTAAAGCTAAAAAACGAGCTAAAAAATGAAAAAATAATTTTCGCGCAGGCAAAATGCTCTTCGTATTTGCCTACTTGGAGGCCAAATACTGATTATAGAGCCTCTTATAGCAGTGACAAAGAGCGTGGTGGTGGAGTTTTGCTAGACCTTAGTCATGAGATTGATTATTTACTGTGGCTTTTGGGCGATTTTGAGCTAAGTTTTAGTATGGATGAGAAAATCTCTGATTTAGAGATTTCAAGCCATGATTTTTGTGCCTTTTTTGCTAAAGGCAAAAATGGAGAAATTATTAGCGTTAGCTTAGATTATATAAGTAAAATCACGCAAAGAACGCTTTTAATAGAAACTTTAAATAAAACTTTTTTGCTTGATTTTATCGCTGGATGCCTAAAAATCGCTGATAAAAATGGAGAAATTCTAGAATTCCTAGTAAAAATAGAAAGGAATTCTAGTTTTAAAGCTATGCATGAAGATATTTTAGGTAAAAAAGAGTTTGCTTGCGATTATGAGTTTGGTCTAAAGACAATGGAGATTATAAATGCAGTTCAAAAGGGGGATAAATGA
- a CDS encoding nucleotidyltransferase family protein, translated as MYKIDEIKINQNASIKEALEVIDKGAIKVAVVLSDDGLLLGMLNDGDIRRALLKGMSLGDSIAGIINKHPVVANINDTKERILELANEKKLHQIPIISNGKLIGIQDIREFLAPKNKPNKVILMVGGLGTRLRPLTNDVPKPMLDVGNKPILHTIVENFAKYGYTDIIMCVNYKSEIIKEYFGNGDKFGVKIEYVLESKRMGTAGALSLLKERPKDDFFVMNGDLLTNVNFEYLHEYHKDSNALASICIRKYEMQVPYGVVNVRANKVTSIEEKPTQSFFVSAGIYMFSPIVLDFIPNGVFYDMPTLFSELLKHDFPIHPFPIREYWLDIGRMDEYRRANDEYEGVFGL; from the coding sequence ATGTATAAAATAGATGAGATAAAAATAAATCAAAACGCAAGTATAAAGGAGGCCCTAGAAGTAATAGATAAAGGTGCTATAAAAGTAGCTGTGGTGCTAAGTGATGATGGCTTGCTACTTGGTATGTTAAACGATGGCGATATAAGGCGAGCACTTTTAAAAGGCATGAGCCTAGGTGATAGTATAGCCGGCATAATAAACAAGCATCCAGTAGTAGCAAATATAAATGATACAAAAGAGCGAATTCTGGAGTTAGCAAATGAAAAAAAGCTTCATCAAATACCTATTATATCTAATGGCAAGCTAATAGGAATTCAAGATATAAGGGAGTTTTTGGCTCCAAAAAATAAGCCAAATAAAGTGATTTTGATGGTTGGGGGACTTGGCACTAGGCTTAGACCTCTTACAAATGATGTGCCAAAACCAATGCTAGATGTAGGAAACAAGCCGATTTTACACACCATAGTAGAAAACTTCGCAAAGTATGGCTACACAGATATAATAATGTGTGTAAACTATAAATCTGAGATAATAAAAGAGTATTTTGGAAATGGAGATAAGTTTGGCGTAAAAATAGAGTATGTTTTAGAAAGTAAGCGCATGGGGACAGCTGGGGCACTCAGCTTGCTTAAAGAAAGACCAAAAGATGATTTTTTTGTAATGAACGGCGATTTGCTAACAAATGTAAATTTTGAGTATTTACACGAATATCATAAAGATAGCAATGCCCTAGCTAGCATTTGTATCCGCAAATATGAAATGCAAGTGCCTTATGGCGTGGTAAATGTAAGGGCAAATAAAGTAACTTCAATAGAAGAAAAGCCTACGCAGAGCTTTTTTGTAAGTGCTGGGATTTATATGTTTAGCCCTATTGTGCTTGATTTTATCCCAAATGGCGTTTTTTACGATATGCCAACGCTTTTTAGTGAGCTTTTAAAGCACGATTTTCCAATTCATCCTTTTCCTATCCGTGAGTATTGGCTTGATATTGGCAGAATGGACGAGTATAGAAGGGCAAATGATGAGTATGAGGGAGTTTTTGGGTTATGA
- the neuC gene encoding UDP-N-acetylglucosamine 2-epimerase — MKRKICVVSTSRADYGLLFWLLKEIEKSRFLELSLVLSGSHLEERLGLTYKEIERDFKHFYKVPLGLENDDETALCLAFSAGVAGFSKVLEQVRPDIMMLLGDRYEMLSAGIAGMLRAIPLAHIHGGESTQGAIDEGIRHALTKMSHIHFCATSLYKRRIIQLGENPARVYNVGGLGVENIKRLELLGKKDFENSLGFKLGKKNILVTFHPQTIEKKSASKQFSQILNALDSLKDTHFIFTGANADNGGKIINEMAQSYCLKNPKKAIFVMSLGQLRYLSAIKHADIVLGNSSSGISEAPSLKKATINIGNRQKGRIKAPSIIDAKCDKSAILKAIKKAYSKDFQAKLKSVKNPYGSGFASKKIIKVLENIKLNGILKKKFYDLDAKCIK, encoded by the coding sequence ATGAAGCGAAAAATCTGCGTTGTAAGCACGAGTCGGGCTGATTATGGCTTGCTTTTTTGGCTGCTTAAAGAAATAGAAAAAAGCAGATTTTTAGAGCTTAGCTTGGTGCTATCTGGCTCACATTTAGAAGAGCGTTTGGGGTTAACTTATAAAGAAATAGAGCGTGATTTTAAGCATTTTTATAAAGTTCCTTTGGGGCTAGAAAACGATGATGAAACTGCGCTTTGTTTGGCTTTTAGCGCAGGTGTGGCTGGATTTAGCAAGGTTTTAGAGCAGGTTAGGCCTGATATAATGATGCTTTTAGGCGATAGATACGAAATGCTAAGTGCTGGTATCGCTGGCATGCTAAGGGCTATCCCACTAGCGCATATCCACGGCGGAGAGAGCACGCAAGGTGCGATTGATGAGGGTATTCGCCATGCTTTAACAAAAATGAGTCATATTCATTTTTGTGCCACAAGTCTTTATAAAAGGCGCATTATCCAGCTAGGCGAAAATCCTGCTAGGGTGTATAATGTAGGCGGTCTTGGGGTTGAAAACATTAAGCGTTTAGAGCTTTTGGGCAAAAAAGATTTTGAAAACTCGCTAGGCTTTAAGCTTGGCAAGAAAAATATTTTAGTAACTTTTCATCCACAAACGATAGAGAAAAAATCTGCTAGCAAGCAATTTTCGCAGATTTTAAACGCACTTGATAGCCTTAAAGATACGCATTTTATCTTTACAGGCGCAAACGCTGATAATGGTGGAAAAATCATAAATGAAATGGCTCAAAGCTACTGCCTTAAAAACCCAAAAAAGGCTATTTTTGTAATGAGTCTTGGGCAGTTGCGATACCTAAGTGCGATAAAGCACGCTGATATAGTACTTGGCAATAGCTCAAGTGGCATTAGTGAAGCCCCAAGTCTAAAAAAAGCCACCATAAATATAGGCAATCGCCAAAAAGGCAGGATAAAAGCACCTAGCATAATTGATGCAAAATGCGATAAATCAGCTATTTTAAAGGCTATTAAAAAGGCGTATTCAAAGGATTTTCAAGCAAAGTTAAAAAGTGTTAAAAATCCTTATGGCTCAGGTTTTGCTAGTAAAAAAATAATCAAAGTGCTAGAAAATATAAAATTAAATGGTATTTTAAAAAAGAAATTTTATGATTTGGATGCAAAATGTATAAAATAG
- the neuB gene encoding N-acetylneuraminate synthase — protein MKKVFIIAEAGVNHNGDINIAKRLIETAAKAGADAVKFQSFKAELVISKNAKKAQYQVQNTGDESESQLEMVKKLELDEKAHDELIAYAKSKNIEFLSTPFDLPSVDLLVKKGLKIIKIPSGEITNLPYLEKIGALGLKIILSTGMAKLGEIEKALEILEFSGTKKDDITVLHANTEYPTPLADVNLKAMRTIKKAFKVKVGYSDHTKGIEVPIAAVALGASVIEKHFTLDRNMSGPDHKASLEPDELIAMVSAIRNIELALGSGIKTPSKSESKNINIARKSIVANRAIKKGEIFSKDNLAIKRPGSGISPMRLGEVLGRAASRDFSADELIEI, from the coding sequence ATGAAAAAAGTCTTTATCATAGCAGAAGCTGGGGTCAATCACAATGGCGATATAAATATAGCAAAAAGGCTGATTGAGACAGCAGCAAAGGCTGGGGCGGATGCGGTGAAGTTTCAGAGCTTTAAGGCTGAGCTAGTAATCAGCAAAAATGCTAAAAAGGCCCAGTATCAAGTGCAAAACACTGGTGATGAGAGCGAGAGCCAGCTTGAAATGGTAAAAAAACTAGAACTTGATGAAAAAGCTCACGACGAGCTAATCGCTTATGCAAAAAGCAAAAATATAGAGTTTTTATCTACGCCTTTTGATTTGCCTAGTGTGGATCTGCTAGTAAAAAAGGGACTAAAAATCATAAAAATCCCAAGCGGAGAGATAACAAATCTGCCTTATTTAGAAAAAATCGGTGCTTTGGGACTAAAAATCATTCTTTCAACTGGCATGGCAAAGCTTGGCGAGATAGAAAAAGCACTAGAAATTCTAGAATTCTCAGGCACAAAAAAAGATGATATAACAGTGCTTCACGCAAATACAGAGTATCCAACGCCTCTTGCTGATGTAAATCTAAAAGCGATGAGAACCATAAAAAAAGCCTTTAAAGTAAAAGTTGGATATAGCGATCACACAAAGGGCATTGAGGTGCCAATCGCAGCTGTGGCACTGGGTGCTAGTGTGATAGAAAAGCACTTTACGCTTGATCGTAACATGAGTGGCCCAGATCACAAAGCCAGCCTAGAGCCTGATGAGCTTATAGCGATGGTAAGTGCTATAAGAAATATAGAGCTAGCACTTGGCTCAGGCATAAAAACGCCAAGCAAGAGCGAGAGTAAAAACATAAACATAGCCCGCAAATCAATAGTGGCTAATCGTGCTATCAAAAAAGGCGAGATTTTTAGCAAAGATAATCTAGCTATCAAAAGACCAGGTTCTGGCATAAGTCCTATGCGCTTAGGCGAGGTGCTAGGCAGGGCGGCAAGCCGTGATTTTAGTGCTGATGAGCTAATAGAGATTTAG
- the asnB gene encoding asparagine synthase (glutamine-hydrolyzing), which translates to MCGFVGCFGASKDLKDKVLLAGQFLRHRGDKKSKPKLCYDDNFSAAFSRLAIKDLNESSKQPYKKDGYNFVLCFNGEIYNYKELKDILIKKSYIFQSDSDTELVYLAFDYWGLSCFEKFRGMFAICVFDIEKKQMFLARDALGIKTLYYTIKEQNVYFASEIKAFKPFISFSPNYDNLFEFLKFGTNLGKSTIFKGIYQLKPAQILSIDVNLDIKTSKFFSLVDTFGDDEDIDFSQIKVLLDESVRLHCDCDVKYGSQLSGGLDSSLITALAHKYSKDMETFSVRFTNKDLDETKFQKLLTDELQIQSNFIVYDNFFNIDKLNQAIYFEDFPLHHPNILASNEINMLAECKANKVLLSGDGADEVFCGYNWHLREFQMSKLDEAINKLSYCPFENLKNSVNLHQKELNPEILSDISKIPNNQVMVYLGQRIYLDKWLRRQDRSGMQNSLEIRVPYLDIALLKALNKYSIKAKTDNFRNAKFILKRLAEPYINNKIIYQKKIGFPMPIKEYFASKKAEIFWEFLRSKKAKERGFYNFAYIENLIKNHKENLQDNSRSLWTILNLELWFRIFIDK; encoded by the coding sequence ATGTGTGGTTTTGTGGGGTGTTTTGGTGCAAGTAAAGATTTAAAAGATAAAGTACTTTTAGCTGGGCAATTTTTAAGGCATAGGGGAGATAAGAAATCAAAACCAAAGCTTTGTTATGATGATAATTTTTCTGCTGCTTTTTCTAGACTGGCAATTAAGGATTTAAATGAAAGTTCTAAGCAACCATATAAAAAAGATGGTTATAATTTTGTTTTGTGTTTTAATGGAGAAATTTATAATTATAAAGAGCTAAAAGACATTCTAATAAAAAAATCATATATTTTTCAAAGCGATAGCGACACTGAGCTTGTATATTTGGCTTTTGATTATTGGGGCTTAAGCTGCTTTGAAAAATTTAGAGGGATGTTTGCTATTTGTGTTTTTGATATAGAAAAAAAGCAAATGTTTCTAGCAAGAGATGCTTTGGGTATTAAAACTTTATACTATACTATCAAAGAGCAAAATGTATATTTTGCTAGCGAAATTAAGGCTTTTAAGCCTTTTATTTCATTTAGTCCTAACTATGATAATTTGTTTGAATTTTTAAAATTTGGAACAAACCTTGGGAAAAGTACTATTTTTAAAGGTATTTATCAGTTAAAACCTGCTCAAATATTAAGTATAGATGTTAATTTGGATATAAAAACAAGTAAATTCTTTAGTTTAGTAGATACATTTGGGGATGATGAAGATATAGATTTTTCTCAAATCAAAGTTTTATTAGATGAAAGTGTAAGACTTCATTGCGATTGTGATGTAAAATATGGCTCCCAATTAAGTGGAGGCTTGGATTCTAGCTTAATAACGGCTTTGGCTCATAAATATAGTAAAGATATGGAAACTTTTAGTGTTCGTTTTACAAATAAAGATTTAGATGAGACAAAATTTCAAAAATTATTAACAGATGAGCTACAAATACAGAGTAATTTTATTGTTTATGATAATTTTTTTAATATTGATAAATTAAACCAAGCAATTTATTTTGAAGATTTTCCACTTCATCATCCAAATATTTTAGCTTCAAACGAAATAAATATGCTAGCTGAATGCAAAGCAAACAAAGTTTTACTTAGTGGAGATGGAGCTGATGAAGTCTTTTGCGGTTATAATTGGCATTTAAGGGAATTTCAAATGTCAAAATTAGATGAAGCCATAAATAAATTAAGTTATTGCCCATTTGAGAATTTAAAAAATTCTGTAAATTTACATCAAAAAGAATTAAATCCAGAAATACTAAGTGATATTTCTAAAATTCCAAATAATCAAGTTATGGTTTATTTAGGTCAAAGAATATATTTAGATAAATGGTTAAGAAGACAAGATCGCTCAGGCATGCAAAATTCGCTTGAAATTAGAGTTCCTTATCTAGATATTGCTTTATTAAAAGCTTTAAATAAATATTCCATAAAAGCTAAAACTGATAATTTTCGTAACGCAAAATTTATATTAAAAAGGCTTGCTGAGCCTTATATAAATAATAAAATTATTTATCAGAAAAAAATCGGATTTCCAATGCCAATAAAAGAATATTTTGCTAGTAAAAAAGCTGAAATTTTTTGGGAGTTTCTAAGAAGTAAAAAAGCAAAAGAAAGAGGCTTTTATAATTTTGCTTATATAGAAAATTTGATAAAAAACCATAAAGAGAACTTACAAGATAATAGTAGAAGTCTTTGGACTATACTAAATCTAGAACTTTGGTTTCGTATTTTTATAGATAAGTAA